One genomic window of Lytechinus variegatus isolate NC3 chromosome 1, Lvar_3.0, whole genome shotgun sequence includes the following:
- the LOC121421249 gene encoding uncharacterized protein LOC121421249 encodes MDYASLIAAGEKFGFTGEDLRNFVSEEQKKQREERVQLLELRRQEKETAEIQLEIERQRNAKSESSSDGIRARSPKLPRFYEDKDNIDAYLQRFERYAQSQSWPTTDWAMNLSALLTGKALDVHARLTSDEAKDYRTLKTALLKAFQLTAEGFRAKFYSGKPANGETASQYANRLESYLTRWIDLSSINHRYECLFDLLLREHFMNGCHRDLAIFLRERQPKTTKDTVKLAEQYLDARGGVFRAPPQQRNNPTVHTTRPEGKTYTPQTPPRPRTPQTCYTCNQPGHLSRNCPKQATKPNVPKTCFICHKPGHFANNCRFSSIKSAGLLVSQEPEAACESEVESGTDADYSQPEYSEPIPHSPCQCPSCTNTQVRIEASCMVVRMPPDTPPFEPTADHVTFSCGHRLPLMSAACSDEYVVKDMPVVEGMIDNKIISVLRDSGCSGAIIKQDLVSQKQMTGEECTCVLIDRTLRTFPIAMIDVNTPFYVGKVRALCVKTPLYDLILGNIPGVKSPDHPDPHWKPTKIVTPGCAVQTRAQAQREGKPFRPLKTPNPMEDIVTPSVLKEAQQKDQTLHRLRELADSGAEKITPPDILKQFLYQASRQKESPRPLLASSPELEFQRKC; translated from the exons atggATTATGCTAGTTTAATTGCAGCTGGTGAAAAGTTTGGGTTTACTGGCGAAGACCTTAGAAATTTTGTTTCAGAAGAACAGAAAAAGCAAAGGGAAGAGAGAGTTCAGTTGTTAGAATTAAGGAGACAGGAAAAAGAAACAGCAGAAATACAGTTAGAGATAGAACGCCAAAGAAATGCAAAAAGTGAATCAAGTTCTGATGGTATTAGAGCTAGGTCTCCAAAGTTACCTCGATTTTACGAAGACAAAGATAACATTGATGCTTACTTACAACGATTTGAACGTTATGCCCAAAGCCAAAGTTGGCCAACCACAGATTGGGCAATGAATCTTAGTGCTTTACTCACAGGAAAAGCTCTGGATGTACACGCTAGATTGACCAGTGATGAAGCAAAAGATTACAGGACATTGAAGACAGCCCTCCTGAAGGCCTTCCAGCTTACAGCAGAAGGATTCCGTGCGAAGTTTTATTCAGGTAAACCAGCCAACGGAGAAACCGCATCCCAATATGCGAACAGACTGGAGAGCTACTTAACTAGATGGATTGACCTCTCCAGCATCAACCATCGATATGAATGCCTATTTGATCTTCTTCTCAGAGAACATTTCATGAATGGGTGCCATCGTGACTTAGCAATTTTCCTGAGGGAAAGACAGCCAAAGACTACTAAAGACACCGTGAAACTGGCAGAACAATACTTAGACGCAAGAGGAGGCGTGTTCAGAGCACCACCGCAACAGAGGAATAACCCTACAGTGCATACCACAAGACCAGAAGGTAAAACTTATACTCCTCAAACTCCACCCCGACCCCGAACACCACAAACGTGTTACACATGTAACCAACCAGGTCACTTGTCTAGAAATTGCCCCAAACAGGCAACCAAACCTAATGTGCCTAAGACTTGTTTTATATGTCATAAACCGGGTCACTTTGCTAATAATTGTCGTTTCTCTTCCATTAAGTCAGCAGGTTTATTGGTATCACAGGAACCAGAAGCAGCCTGCGAATCAGAAGTTGAATCAGGAACCGATGCTGATTATTCACAACCCGAATATTCAGAACCTATCCCACACAGTCCATGTCAATGTCCATCTTGTACTAACACACAGGTTCGAATAGAAGCTTCATGCATGGTGGTAAGGATGCCACCCGATACCCCTCCTTTTGAACCCACAGCAGACCATGTCACATTTAGTTGCGGACACAGGTTACCACTGATGAGCGCTGCATGCTCTGATGAGTATGTAGTCAAAGACATGCCAGTTGTTGAAGGTATGatagataacaaaataatttcagtTCTAAGAGACAGTGGTTGCAGCGGAGCAATCATCAAACAAGATCTCGTATCACAAAAACAAATGACAGGTGAAGAATGTACTTGTGTTCTAATTGATCGTACATTGAGAACCTTCCCAATTGCAATGATTGATGTAAACACCCCCTTTTACGTTGGTAAAGTTCGTGCATTGTGTGTAAAAACTCCTCTCTATGATCTAATTCTAGGAAACATTCCTGGTGTAAAATCACCAGATCATCCAGACCCACATTGGAAGCCGACAAAAATTGTCACGCCAGGTTGCGCAGTACAGACTAGAGCACAAGCACAACGAGAAGGCAAGCCATTTCGTCCCCTCAAGACTCCTAATCCCATGGAAGACATTGTGACGCCATCAGTTCTGAAAGAAGCGCAGCAGAAGGATCAGACTTTACATCGACTACGAGAATTGGCCGACAGCGGTGCAGAGAAA ATTACGCCACCAGATATCCTGAAGCAGTTCCTCTACCAAGCATCGAGACAGAAAGAGTCGCCGAGGCCCTTGTTAGCATCTTCACCCGAGTTGGAATTCCAAAGGAAATGCTGA